The Paenibacillus dendritiformis region TAAGCTAAATCCTTATTTGCCATGCATTTTAGGCTAGGATAAAATGATTGGTAAGGAAGGGGAGCCGTCACTCCCCTATCCGTTCCAGTACGTCTTTGACGTACACCGCCTTGAGTGGATTATGTTTAGGTATCGTTATAAGTTCTCCTGCTTGGCTTCGATAGTGGTGATGTGAGCC contains the following coding sequences:
- a CDS encoding type II toxin-antitoxin system HicA family toxin; translation: MARIEKLLQKMKNRPNGITLEEIEKVLRHYGYILVRVKGSHHHYRSQAGELITIPKHNPLKAVYVKDVLERIGE